The Sphingobium sp. JS3065 genome includes a region encoding these proteins:
- a CDS encoding TonB-dependent receptor has product MIYSLGKFTCSVSVIALGFGVLTGAAHGQQNTDAAAEGAGGIVDILVTARKRSESAQSVPVAVTAISAETIVARDLTSLERIAAATPTLTVARASTGSGAQITMRGVGSSSTSIGIEQSVATVVDGVYYGQGRTINEGFFDLARVEVLKGPQALFFGKNATAGLISITTADPTDKTEIIARAGYEFKSQQIQTELIGSMPLSDTFGIRVALRGSKMFGGYYNNISTPFAFAFYPNHIAQPADSETPGERELLGRITLKWEPTSDITNTIKLSGTHSKVNNAGWNSVIFYCPTGVSQLNGQACRRDFVTRQNNLPSDIAPSIPFASKDGSLFNRYKSYAATNTFEWNLGDVSLTNVTNYNWNNNRFLISADLQSNPFGGIWTTENSTYHAFSNEFRVQTQYDGPVNVMAGGMYLKTRRDYAQYNVIANVEDATQPLDTRYLTNYKISYTDGETLAGFGQVTWKFLPKLEIAGGVRYTHETKDSYFTQPYVTSLIPIFRPQNSADGLGVVTANQVFNDWSPEFTLTWKPIDDIMVYGAYKTNYKSGGFSNGGINSLLSSNPQGDFAFGAEKARGFEVGLKSTLLDRQLRLNLNAYSYKYADLQVDYFNSAVFAYQTLTADARTKGVDLDFEFAPRSVSGLNVHGSVSYNKAKYTSFFGPCFTGQTPSEGCLFANSAGALPTGAQIPAYQDLAGQPLSVAPHWTGSLGIGYEIPVGHDHMFGVSVDGRYSSGYLASGFAQPDSRQGSYATLDASVRFGAEDGRWELAVIGKNLTNQFYIQGAFDAASTGAGTGTAAGVRADQAGLGALPRTVQVRLSTRF; this is encoded by the coding sequence ATGATTTACTCGCTTGGCAAGTTTACCTGTTCCGTAAGCGTAATTGCTTTGGGTTTTGGCGTATTAACTGGCGCTGCGCACGGACAACAAAATACTGACGCTGCGGCGGAGGGCGCCGGCGGCATCGTGGACATCCTCGTAACGGCGCGTAAACGCTCTGAAAGCGCGCAAAGCGTTCCCGTTGCGGTCACCGCGATTTCGGCAGAGACGATTGTGGCGCGTGATCTTACCAGCCTGGAGCGTATTGCTGCCGCCACGCCCACGCTTACAGTCGCCCGCGCTTCGACCGGCTCTGGCGCACAGATAACGATGCGTGGGGTTGGCTCGTCTTCCACGTCAATCGGTATCGAACAGTCGGTCGCAACGGTTGTCGACGGCGTTTACTACGGGCAGGGGCGCACTATTAACGAGGGCTTCTTTGACCTCGCCCGTGTTGAGGTTCTTAAGGGCCCACAGGCTCTATTTTTTGGCAAAAATGCAACGGCAGGTCTTATCAGCATCACGACTGCAGACCCAACCGACAAAACTGAAATCATTGCGCGTGCTGGCTATGAATTCAAATCACAGCAGATTCAGACTGAACTGATCGGTTCCATGCCGCTCAGTGACACGTTCGGGATACGTGTCGCCTTGCGGGGATCGAAGATGTTCGGCGGCTATTACAACAATATTTCGACGCCTTTCGCTTTTGCATTTTACCCCAATCATATCGCTCAGCCTGCAGACTCGGAAACGCCTGGTGAACGGGAACTGCTTGGACGGATCACGCTCAAATGGGAGCCGACCTCCGATATCACCAACACGATCAAGCTGTCTGGCACGCATAGCAAAGTGAATAACGCTGGATGGAACAGTGTTATTTTTTATTGTCCAACAGGCGTTAGCCAATTGAACGGCCAGGCGTGCCGCCGCGACTTCGTCACACGGCAAAATAACCTTCCCTCCGACATTGCGCCCTCGATCCCGTTCGCATCCAAGGACGGATCACTTTTTAACCGGTACAAATCCTATGCGGCCACGAACACGTTCGAATGGAACTTAGGGGATGTTTCGCTTACGAACGTGACAAACTACAACTGGAACAACAACCGTTTTCTGATTTCGGCAGATCTTCAGTCCAATCCTTTTGGGGGTATCTGGACAACTGAAAATTCCACATATCATGCTTTCTCGAATGAGTTTCGGGTGCAAACGCAGTATGATGGCCCGGTCAATGTGATGGCGGGTGGAATGTATCTGAAAACCCGGCGTGACTATGCTCAGTACAACGTCATTGCCAACGTTGAAGATGCCACCCAGCCACTTGATACGCGCTACCTCACCAATTACAAGATTTCCTATACCGACGGGGAGACGCTCGCGGGTTTTGGGCAGGTCACCTGGAAATTCTTGCCAAAGCTGGAGATAGCGGGCGGTGTTCGTTACACGCATGAAACAAAGGACAGCTACTTTACCCAGCCCTATGTCACGTCCCTGATTCCGATCTTTCGGCCGCAAAACTCAGCCGACGGACTGGGAGTAGTGACCGCAAACCAGGTCTTCAACGACTGGTCGCCTGAATTCACGCTGACCTGGAAGCCGATTGACGACATTATGGTCTACGGGGCGTACAAAACCAACTATAAGTCGGGTGGCTTCTCGAACGGGGGGATCAACAGTCTTCTTTCTTCCAACCCGCAAGGTGATTTTGCGTTCGGTGCAGAGAAGGCCCGTGGATTTGAAGTGGGGCTGAAATCGACATTGCTAGATCGCCAACTTAGACTTAATTTGAATGCCTATTCCTACAAGTATGCTGACCTTCAGGTTGACTATTTCAACTCCGCCGTATTCGCCTATCAGACGCTGACTGCGGATGCCCGAACGAAAGGCGTCGATCTAGACTTTGAATTTGCCCCTCGGTCCGTCTCGGGCCTGAATGTCCATGGATCGGTGAGTTACAACAAGGCAAAGTACACCAGCTTCTTTGGTCCGTGCTTTACTGGACAGACGCCATCGGAGGGGTGCCTTTTTGCGAACTCAGCAGGCGCGCTTCCGACAGGCGCGCAAATTCCAGCTTATCAGGATTTAGCCGGACAGCCTCTTTCGGTAGCGCCGCATTGGACCGGTTCGCTTGGCATCGGGTATGAAATTCCTGTCGGGCACGACCATATGTTTGGCGTGTCAGTTGATGGCCGATATTCAAGTGGATATCTAGCGTCGGGATTTGCTCAGCCTGATAGCAGGCAGGGTTCCTATGCGACGCTTGACGCATCGGTCCGGTTTGGCGCGGAAGATGGGCGCTGGGAACTGGCGGTCATTGGCAAGAACCTTACTAACCAATTTTACATTCAAGGGGCTTTTGATGCCGCTTCAACCGGAGCCGGTACCGGAACTGCTGCCGGTGTCCGCGCTGATCAAGCGGGTCTAGGAGCTCTACCGCGCACGGTTCAGGTCAGACTGTCCACGAGGTTCTGA
- the istA gene encoding IS21 family transposase: MIRLGELMMILELHRQGVSISAIARRTGRDPKTIRKYIERGVEAPVYGPRMLGRPNKLAPYLEFLRERVVAFPDLTAARLTREIRELGYMGAYTAVKRFLAAIRPENGPKPFEVRFETPPGVQAQVDFARFVVEFTDEPGVSRIVWLFSLVLGHSRFLFARYVMHQDLQTLLRCHMQAFEALGGVPIEILYDRMKTAVTGEDDQGHIIYNRSLLALAGHYRFVPRACRPYRAKTKGKVERPFSYIRKDFFLGRSFRNLDDLNVQLIDWLDTVANVRVHGTTQRIIVEAFAAEQPELQLLPAGRFDAVLKLERRVSHDGMVSVGGNYYSVPDRTRRVVEIQQLPDKIRIVDLGQVIAEHPVLEGRRQCRIDPAHRTGGSGAKRRIHGKEVIAIGRIGEHVAVRSLAIYQAIGSQLARGERP, from the coding sequence ATGATCCGACTTGGAGAATTGATGATGATCCTCGAATTACATCGGCAGGGCGTATCGATATCCGCCATTGCCCGACGCACTGGTCGCGATCCCAAGACCATCCGAAAATATATCGAACGGGGTGTCGAGGCCCCGGTTTACGGCCCACGCATGCTGGGTCGACCGAACAAACTGGCACCCTATCTAGAATTTTTGCGTGAGCGAGTGGTGGCCTTTCCCGATCTGACGGCGGCGCGTCTGACGCGGGAAATCCGTGAGCTGGGGTATATGGGCGCCTATACTGCGGTAAAGCGGTTCCTGGCAGCGATTCGACCGGAAAACGGCCCCAAGCCCTTCGAGGTTCGGTTCGAGACGCCGCCTGGCGTGCAGGCACAGGTCGACTTTGCCCGGTTCGTCGTCGAATTTACCGATGAGCCCGGCGTCAGCCGGATCGTCTGGCTATTCAGCTTGGTGCTGGGACATTCGCGCTTCCTGTTTGCACGCTACGTCATGCACCAGGATCTCCAAACTCTGTTGCGCTGTCATATGCAGGCCTTTGAAGCGCTCGGTGGCGTCCCGATCGAAATCCTCTACGATCGCATGAAAACCGCCGTAACCGGCGAAGATGATCAGGGCCATATCATCTACAATCGATCATTGCTGGCCCTGGCGGGGCATTACCGCTTCGTGCCACGCGCCTGCCGTCCCTATCGGGCCAAGACCAAGGGAAAGGTCGAGCGGCCGTTCAGCTATATCCGCAAGGACTTCTTCCTGGGCCGCAGCTTCCGCAATCTGGACGATCTCAATGTCCAGCTAATCGACTGGCTCGATACCGTCGCCAATGTCCGTGTCCACGGGACGACGCAGCGGATTATTGTTGAAGCCTTCGCCGCCGAGCAGCCTGAGTTGCAGCTGCTCCCGGCGGGTCGCTTTGACGCCGTTCTGAAGCTGGAGCGCCGCGTCAGCCATGATGGGATGGTCTCTGTCGGCGGCAATTACTACAGCGTTCCCGATCGCACTCGGCGCGTCGTCGAAATCCAGCAGTTGCCTGACAAGATCAGGATCGTAGACCTGGGCCAGGTCATTGCCGAGCACCCGGTTCTTGAGGGGCGTCGGCAGTGTAGGATCGATCCTGCGCATCGGACAGGCGGCAGCGGCGCCAAGCGCCGTATCCATGGCAAAGAGGTAATCGCCATCGGTCGTATAGGCGAGCATGTCGCTGTGCGCTCCCTGGCCATCTATCAGGCGATCGGCAGCCAACTGGCGCGGGGAGAACGGCCATGA
- the istB gene encoding IS21-like element helper ATPase IstB has protein sequence MNQGGAASRVDNIRRSLVHLKMPRALEMLDATLRGIEQGKIDGIEAIDILLNEELSLRENRRIKAALRMARLPIIKTLDGYDFSFQPSLDRNRILALAGLDFINRAEVVHLLGPPGTGKSHIATALAVEAVKAGKSVYFIPLADLIASLTKAEREGTLRERIRFLCRSALLVVDEIGYLPVTPGGGNLFFQLVNARYEKGAMILTSNRGFAEWGDVFGDPVVATALLDRLLHHAVVIQIEGSSYRMRQHADLLPEHARMAPSINPPPLPKRRGRPPAKENPDLHHG, from the coding sequence ATGAACCAAGGGGGTGCCGCATCCCGCGTCGATAATATCCGCCGCAGCCTGGTCCATCTCAAAATGCCACGCGCTCTGGAGATGCTCGACGCCACCCTGCGCGGCATAGAGCAGGGCAAAATCGATGGCATCGAGGCCATCGACATATTGCTGAACGAAGAACTATCGCTCCGGGAGAACCGCAGGATCAAGGCGGCCCTGCGCATGGCAAGGCTGCCGATCATCAAGACGCTGGACGGATATGACTTCTCCTTCCAGCCATCGCTCGACCGGAACCGCATCCTGGCGCTCGCTGGCCTGGACTTCATCAACCGGGCCGAGGTGGTGCATCTGTTGGGTCCGCCCGGTACCGGAAAAAGCCATATCGCCACTGCTCTTGCAGTCGAGGCCGTGAAGGCGGGCAAGAGCGTCTACTTCATCCCGCTCGCCGATCTGATCGCTTCACTGACCAAGGCGGAACGGGAGGGCACGCTGCGCGAAAGGATCCGCTTCCTATGCCGATCCGCGCTGCTCGTCGTAGACGAGATCGGGTATCTCCCTGTTACGCCGGGCGGTGGCAACCTGTTCTTCCAACTCGTCAATGCCCGATACGAAAAGGGCGCTATGATCCTGACATCCAACCGCGGCTTTGCCGAATGGGGTGATGTCTTTGGCGATCCGGTGGTGGCCACCGCGCTGCTCGACCGCCTCCTTCACCACGCGGTGGTCATCCAGATCGAGGGCTCCAGCTATCGCATGCGACAGCACGCTGACCTGCTGCCCGAGCATGCGCGCATGGCACCGTCCATCAACCCGCCGCCCTTGCCCAAACGGCGTGGCCGCCCGCCAGCAAAGGAAAATCCCGATCTCCATCACGGCTGA
- a CDS encoding TetR/AcrR family transcriptional regulator: MMDPEDADITDVLPEIRPNRRLTKQDRSAARQSRITEGAIVAISRYGMGGVTHRRVASEAHVSLAATTYYYETKGDIIADASRTLLARYVDAFRRFASSLGPDAQLSFRDFALKLVFNSAGKHKVETLAWCEILVNAARDESMRELAQVWFTTLDELWQNIASLLGVDDVQSAAVSAIDTVIGLLFIVTPLGLSEEEMRALLLTGSLGSDHPSFHVSESHVDVDVGGKKSDGTRERILNAAAELIVGEGIEALTFRNISERAGLTAAAPTYYFPSISALCNAAQARLFEMTRHRYRGDAGTGDHASLDKDHLIDLLATVFLREATEFRDLSLACYPVYVQAHRDPTLRPGLWALNSENIDRWTKLLTNISPDATAFDRWMLYAAFVGKLIRVLTTAPSTRELSKTRSEFAYEVCALVERRRWSDYRG; this comes from the coding sequence ATGATGGATCCCGAAGACGCAGATATTACCGACGTGTTGCCCGAGATTCGACCTAATCGCAGATTGACCAAACAGGATCGTTCGGCGGCACGGCAGAGCCGGATAACCGAGGGCGCAATAGTTGCGATTTCGCGGTACGGTATGGGCGGCGTGACGCATAGGCGCGTTGCGAGTGAAGCGCATGTCTCGTTGGCCGCCACAACCTATTATTACGAGACCAAAGGCGACATCATCGCCGACGCATCCCGCACCCTTTTGGCACGGTATGTCGACGCTTTCCGCCGGTTTGCCAGTAGCCTTGGGCCCGACGCGCAGCTATCTTTTCGTGATTTCGCTTTGAAACTCGTTTTTAATTCAGCTGGCAAGCATAAGGTAGAAACACTTGCGTGGTGTGAGATACTTGTCAATGCAGCCCGCGATGAAAGTATGCGCGAACTGGCGCAGGTATGGTTTACCACGCTGGACGAGCTATGGCAGAACATTGCATCGCTGCTGGGCGTCGATGACGTACAAAGCGCGGCGGTATCCGCCATAGATACAGTGATCGGCCTGCTCTTCATCGTCACGCCGCTCGGGCTGTCCGAAGAAGAGATGCGCGCACTGCTCCTTACCGGTTCGTTGGGATCCGACCACCCGTCCTTTCATGTATCTGAGTCGCATGTAGACGTCGACGTCGGTGGCAAGAAATCAGACGGCACGCGGGAGCGCATCCTTAATGCAGCTGCCGAATTGATCGTCGGAGAGGGTATTGAGGCCCTTACCTTTCGTAACATTTCTGAGCGCGCGGGTTTGACCGCTGCAGCGCCTACCTACTATTTTCCCTCGATTTCGGCGTTGTGTAATGCTGCGCAGGCACGTTTGTTCGAAATGACCAGGCACCGGTATCGCGGAGATGCGGGAACCGGTGATCATGCATCGCTGGACAAGGATCATCTGATTGATTTGCTTGCAACCGTATTTTTGCGGGAGGCGACGGAATTTCGCGATCTCAGTCTGGCGTGTTATCCAGTATATGTACAAGCCCACCGCGACCCCACGTTGCGACCAGGTTTGTGGGCACTCAACAGCGAAAATATAGATCGCTGGACTAAGCTGCTGACCAATATTTCGCCAGATGCCACGGCCTTCGATCGGTGGATGCTCTACGCTGCGTTTGTGGGCAAGCTTATACGGGTTCTTACGACAGCCCCCAGTACGCGAGAACTATCGAAAACCCGCAGTGAGTTCGCATACGAAGTGTGTGCGCTCGTCGAGAGGCGGCGCTGGAGCGACTATAGAGGCTGA
- a CDS encoding aldehyde dehydrogenase, translating to MSSFRTSQIKHPDKLFINGIWTAPSTAGRIDVYDSASEEVFLSVADAQAADVELAVTAARQAFDTGPWPRMSHAERATYLEKIAAGLTARAGMLADHWSAEAGVLRSMSEYSGPGLAQVFSYYAGLANSFAWQETHQAGDGKPALLVREPVGVVAAIVPWNAPGLIMAYKVAPALISGCTVIVKASPEAPSAPYILAEICEEAGLPAGVLNVLTAQREVSELLVRDNRVDKITFTGSTAAGQRIGSICGERIARCTLELGGKSPAIILDDYDLELAAESLAASTALMTGQVCAALSRIVVPKRRHDAFVEALACALGRFKVGDPFATDTQMGPLSSSVHRDRVERYIAVGNASKARLALGGGRPRDLNRGYYIEPTVFSDVDNRDVIAREEIFGPVVCVIPADDENQAIDIANDSEFGLNSSVFTHDPERAYAVARRLRTGTVGINAFKFDFGISFGGFKRSGIGREGGRDGVLPFLEAKTILFEEMPTTAVAL from the coding sequence ATGAGTTCCTTCAGAACTTCCCAGATTAAACACCCGGACAAGTTGTTTATCAACGGCATCTGGACTGCGCCTTCCACAGCAGGCCGCATTGACGTCTACGATAGCGCGAGTGAGGAGGTGTTCCTGTCGGTGGCCGATGCACAGGCTGCCGATGTGGAACTCGCGGTCACAGCGGCGCGTCAGGCCTTCGACACAGGGCCGTGGCCGCGGATGAGCCACGCCGAGCGAGCAACGTACCTCGAAAAAATTGCTGCAGGCCTTACGGCGAGGGCGGGCATGCTCGCAGACCACTGGAGCGCCGAGGCGGGAGTTTTGCGCTCAATGTCGGAGTACTCCGGCCCAGGCCTAGCGCAAGTCTTTAGTTATTATGCGGGACTGGCAAACTCGTTCGCATGGCAGGAAACGCATCAGGCCGGGGATGGCAAACCCGCCCTGCTTGTCCGGGAGCCAGTCGGTGTGGTCGCGGCCATCGTGCCATGGAATGCTCCCGGACTGATTATGGCGTACAAGGTCGCGCCAGCATTGATTTCGGGTTGTACGGTGATCGTCAAGGCGTCTCCAGAAGCGCCGAGCGCGCCATATATTCTCGCGGAAATCTGCGAAGAGGCCGGGTTGCCTGCAGGCGTATTGAATGTTCTGACAGCGCAGAGAGAGGTTTCCGAACTGCTGGTGCGCGATAACCGTGTGGACAAGATTACCTTCACCGGATCCACCGCGGCAGGGCAACGGATCGGCAGCATATGCGGCGAGCGCATCGCGCGCTGTACTCTGGAACTTGGTGGCAAGTCACCCGCAATAATTTTGGATGACTATGATCTGGAACTGGCAGCAGAATCCCTAGCAGCATCGACGGCGCTTATGACAGGTCAGGTTTGTGCCGCATTAAGCCGGATCGTTGTTCCCAAACGACGCCATGATGCGTTTGTGGAGGCACTTGCATGTGCCTTGGGGAGGTTCAAGGTAGGTGATCCGTTCGCCACGGACACTCAAATGGGCCCATTGTCATCTTCTGTGCATCGCGACAGAGTCGAGCGGTACATTGCAGTCGGAAACGCTTCGAAGGCGCGACTGGCCCTGGGGGGCGGGCGTCCGCGCGATCTAAATCGGGGCTATTATATAGAGCCGACGGTCTTTTCAGATGTTGATAATCGTGACGTAATTGCGCGCGAAGAGATCTTCGGACCAGTCGTCTGCGTTATTCCTGCCGATGACGAAAATCAGGCAATCGATATTGCCAATGATAGTGAATTTGGTTTGAACTCCAGCGTTTTCACGCACGATCCGGAACGCGCTTACGCGGTAGCGCGTCGACTGCGGACCGGTACCGTAGGCATCAATGCATTCAAGTTCGATTTCGGTATTTCGTTTGGCGGGTTCAAGCGCTCAGGCATTGGCCGCGAGGGCGGACGTGACGGTGTGTTGCCGTTTCTCGAGGCGAAAACCATTCTGTTCGAAGAAATGCCGACAACGGCTGTCGCGTTATGA
- a CDS encoding SDR family NAD(P)-dependent oxidoreductase, translating into MSTSNLMGTVSLVTGALGGIGRATARVLIDAGSTVLATDLVAESDEFGSGNYRRLNITDQQDWQAVIADIEARHGRLDNLIHCAGVEHVASIASTSVDDFRRCMDVNVAGSFLALQSSQDLLARSGKLRKGGASVVLLSSVGGIRGGLNQAAYCASKGAVRLLAKSAAVEYGITGIPIRVNSVHPGCIETGMMDRIYEKMVQDGLFPDIVSARNLYSSRHPVGRMGKADEVATAILLLCSEASSFMTGSEMVIDGGLTA; encoded by the coding sequence ATGTCAACTTCCAATTTGATGGGCACTGTATCGCTGGTGACCGGTGCCTTGGGTGGCATAGGTCGGGCGACCGCGAGAGTGCTTATTGACGCCGGCTCGACTGTGCTGGCTACCGATCTCGTTGCCGAGTCCGACGAGTTTGGATCAGGGAATTATCGACGATTGAATATAACGGACCAGCAAGACTGGCAGGCTGTCATAGCCGATATTGAAGCCCGCCATGGTCGTCTCGACAACCTGATCCATTGCGCGGGCGTTGAGCATGTCGCGTCTATCGCGTCGACATCGGTGGATGACTTTCGCCGCTGTATGGACGTAAACGTTGCAGGTAGTTTCCTGGCACTGCAATCCTCACAGGATTTGTTAGCGCGCAGCGGCAAGCTACGCAAAGGCGGGGCGTCCGTCGTGCTCTTGTCATCCGTGGGAGGAATTCGCGGTGGCCTTAATCAGGCTGCGTACTGTGCCAGCAAGGGGGCAGTACGTCTGTTAGCAAAAAGCGCAGCAGTAGAATATGGTATCACAGGTATACCAATTCGCGTAAATAGTGTTCATCCCGGGTGCATCGAGACGGGAATGATGGACCGAATTTACGAAAAAATGGTACAAGATGGACTTTTCCCGGATATTGTATCTGCGCGAAATCTTTATTCGTCGCGCCATCCTGTTGGCAGAATGGGAAAAGCAGACGAGGTCGCAACAGCAATATTACTCCTTTGTTCTGAAGCATCAAGTTTCATGACTGGATCTGAGATGGTTATAGACGGAGGTCTTACGGCCTAG
- a CDS encoding nuclear transport factor 2 family protein — protein sequence MSDLDIFEEREIIGVALRYARSIDTKNFDLFMSCFTKDALFGLPKLRMNPEMKLELALPFLDSLFGATQHVTTNFEVTVNGDSAAMRSLYIATHVWREQVSDPLFVMGGHYEDKLVRTDDGWRIHDRLLVNAWFTGDRAAIAAAGMAELFD from the coding sequence ATGAGCGATTTAGATATTTTTGAAGAACGTGAGATTATTGGTGTTGCATTGCGATACGCAAGAAGCATTGACACGAAGAACTTCGATCTTTTCATGTCATGCTTTACGAAGGACGCTCTCTTTGGATTGCCAAAACTCCGAATGAATCCAGAGATGAAACTTGAATTGGCATTGCCGTTTCTTGATAGCCTTTTTGGTGCGACACAGCACGTTACGACAAACTTCGAAGTGACTGTCAACGGTGACAGCGCGGCTATGCGCTCTCTTTACATTGCGACCCATGTTTGGCGCGAGCAGGTTTCTGACCCTCTCTTTGTTATGGGAGGACACTATGAAGATAAACTGGTTCGGACGGACGACGGCTGGCGAATCCACGATCGCCTCCTCGTGAACGCTTGGTTCACCGGGGATCGCGCTGCGATAGCTGCTGCTGGAATGGCCGAGCTGTTCGACTAG
- a CDS encoding alpha/beta hydrolase gives MASRLDPQFEASVAQMETYQPFSSVPRGNWQQLRQTADAVFAAAATALVLPDAVTVSVRETRSDDGRAVGLRWYQQKAGSSGPAVLYIHGGGMISGSAENYDGVVASYVAATGVPMLSVDYALAPEHPYPVPLEDCVAGLTWLIDNAEGLNVDPARIAVMGDSAGGGLAAGLAAAARDRGIALARQILIYPMLDDRRTEVDPAIAPYATWTADNNWTGWQALLGERIGGDLVPALAAPARLTNFSGLPPTYIEVGDLDIFRDESIAFALNLARAGVPLELHVHSGVPHGFEFLAPQADVTARAMTDRLRTISQL, from the coding sequence ATGGCCAGCAGATTGGACCCCCAATTTGAAGCATCGGTTGCTCAAATGGAGACTTATCAGCCATTTTCCTCGGTCCCACGAGGAAATTGGCAGCAATTGCGCCAAACCGCCGATGCTGTTTTTGCAGCCGCTGCGACGGCTTTGGTTCTTCCTGATGCCGTGACTGTCTCCGTGCGTGAAACACGATCCGACGATGGCCGGGCTGTCGGTTTGCGGTGGTACCAGCAAAAGGCGGGTTCTTCGGGCCCTGCAGTACTGTATATTCACGGTGGAGGCATGATCTCTGGTTCTGCCGAGAATTACGACGGGGTGGTAGCATCTTACGTAGCTGCTACCGGCGTTCCCATGCTTTCGGTGGATTACGCCCTTGCCCCGGAACACCCTTATCCGGTGCCGTTGGAAGATTGCGTGGCAGGGCTGACTTGGCTCATCGACAATGCAGAAGGGCTGAATGTCGATCCGGCGAGGATCGCGGTGATGGGTGATAGCGCTGGTGGCGGACTGGCGGCGGGCCTAGCAGCAGCAGCGCGGGACAGGGGCATAGCGCTGGCGCGCCAAATCCTCATCTATCCCATGCTAGACGATCGTCGAACGGAGGTTGATCCGGCAATAGCGCCATACGCGACGTGGACAGCCGACAACAACTGGACTGGCTGGCAGGCGCTACTGGGAGAGCGCATTGGTGGTGATCTCGTACCTGCACTAGCGGCACCGGCGCGGCTGACAAATTTCTCTGGACTACCACCGACTTACATCGAGGTAGGCGATCTTGATATCTTTCGCGACGAATCTATTGCTTTTGCTTTGAACTTGGCGAGGGCCGGGGTGCCACTGGAACTACATGTCCATAGTGGTGTGCCTCATGGTTTTGAATTTCTCGCCCCGCAGGCCGACGTCACCGCAAGGGCAATGACAGATCGTCTCAGGACCATTTCGCAGCTCTAG